CGTCATCGGCCGCCGCCATGCCACCTGAGCCGCCCTGCCGGACGCTCCCCTGGCCGACATCTTCCGCGGGCGGCGGGGCCATAAAGCTGAAGACGGCATAGGCGATCGCCGCATCCGCCGAGGCGCCGAAGCGGGCCTGCGCGATCAGGTTTTCCGTCAGCGCCGTCTCGGTGCGTCCGGCGGCGGTCATCCCGACCGCCATGACCGTCAGCAGGGTGAGGACCCAGAGGACCAGGACCAGGGCGATGCCGCGGCGCGCACCGCCGCGGTGCCTCAGGCGCGCAGGGCGGGGAGGGCGACGATCAGGTCCGGCCATGTCTGGTCAACCGTGCTCAGGTGGATGCGGATCAGGGCCGGCGGCGCCGGTTGCTCCAGCCACTCCTTATGCCAGGCGGGGTCATTCTCCCCCGCCAAGACCCCGTAGTAATTGATTTCGATCTCCGCCACGCCCTCCAGCAGCAGGGTGCGCCCGAAGGCCCCGGCGGCCGCGTCCTGGTCCAGGGCCGTCCCCCCCAGACCCATCCGCGTGTTCTCCTTGAGCGGCTCCCACTTCACCGTGCCCTCAAGCGTGCCCTCCAGTACCTGCGGGTGCATCAGCCAGCGGGTCAGGATCAGGGCGCGCTGCCGCCCGGCCCCCTCCACCTGCAGGCGCAGGATATAGACACCGGGGACCCCGACATGTTCGGACAGCGGGGCCGCATACTCCACGCGCTCGGCGTCACCGGCGAACACCGGCAGCAGGGCGCCGTCGAACATCAGGCTGACCGGGCGTGCCTGAATCAGGGTGCGCAACAGGAAGCCGTGGGCGAGCCGCACGGCCCCGACGCGCTCGGCGGTGATATCGACCAGGTCCCAGGACCGGGTGCCCACCCGTAACCCGGCAAACAGCAACACCATGATCAGTGAGACCATCGCGAGCGCGATCAGCAACTCCACCAGGGTGAAGCCGCGCGCCGCGCGCGCTCGTCGCGAATCAAGGTCGAACCGGACCTGCATGCTATTGCGCCGGCTCCCCCAGCCGCAGGGTGCTGAGCGTGAGGCGCCGCACCCGCGGGCCTTCCTGCCACAGGGCGGTCACCGTGACCCGATAGGCGGTCACCGCGGGTGCCACGTCGGAGAGCCCCGAAGCCGTGGGCGTCTCGCCGAGTTCGACCGGGACTATGCCGATCTGCCAGGCGAAGCCGTCCTCCGGGTCGCCGGAGACCGGACCCTCCTTGAGCGCGATGGCGCTGCCCACCGCGGCCAGGCGCGCCTGCGCAAGCGCCACGGCGCGGCTGTACTGGGCCGTGGTGATCGTGGTGATGGTGGCGCGCGAGAAGATCTGCATCAAGACCCCGAGCGACACGGCCAGGATCGCGAAGGCGACCAGCACCTCCAGCAGCGAAAAGCCGGCCTGACGACGGCGGCTCACTCCCGTTCCCAGGGTGCCATGCGTACCCGACCGGTGAGCCAGTTGACCCCGACCTGGTAGCCCGCGCCCCCGTTCGCCGTGTCGCGCGTCAGGATGATGACCCCGCCGGTGGAACTGCCGTCCGGAAAGAAGCGCACGGCTCCGCGCCGATCATCGAGCATCTCACGACTGGCCGCATTGAGCTTGACGTGCACCTGGCTGGGCAGGGAGAGGGTGCGCATGCCGGTGAGCGCGAACGTGCGCTCCTGCACATCGACTACCAGCGCGGCATCCGCCCCGGTGCGGATGGCGCTCTCCCGGGCGAGCCGCAGGGCCGCCGCGGTGCGGCGCGCCGCGGCCTTGAGTTCGACCCCGGGAAAGGCCGCGGAGATCAGGGGCGGTACCGCCGTCAGCAGCAGGGCGGCAATGGCCATGACCACCAGCAGCTCGACCATCGTGAAGCCGCGGCCACGGGCGACGCGCGGCCGGCGGCCCCGGGGCGTACCGGACAAGGCGCCGCGGCCTC
The DNA window shown above is from Candidatus Thiodictyon syntrophicum and carries:
- a CDS encoding prepilin-type N-terminal cleavage/methylation domain-containing protein; this encodes MQVRFDLDSRRARAARGFTLVELLIALAMVSLIMVLLFAGLRVGTRSWDLVDITAERVGAVRLAHGFLLRTLIQARPVSLMFDGALLPVFAGDAERVEYAAPLSEHVGVPGVYILRLQVEGAGRQRALILTRWLMHPQVLEGTLEGTVKWEPLKENTRMGLGGTALDQDAAAGAFGRTLLLEGVAEIEINYYGVLAGENDPAWHKEWLEQPAPPALIRIHLSTVDQTWPDLIVALPALRA
- a CDS encoding type IV pilus modification PilV family protein, with protein sequence MSRRRQAGFSLLEVLVAFAILAVSLGVLMQIFSRATITTITTAQYSRAVALAQARLAAVGSAIALKEGPVSGDPEDGFAWQIGIVPVELGETPTASGLSDVAPAVTAYRVTVTALWQEGPRVRRLTLSTLRLGEPAQ
- a CDS encoding GspH/FimT family pseudopilin, encoding MVELLVVMAIAALLLTAVPPLISAAFPGVELKAAARRTAAALRLARESAIRTGADAALVVDVQERTFALTGMRTLSLPSQVHVKLNAASREMLDDRRGAVRFFPDGSSTGGVIILTRDTANGGAGYQVGVNWLTGRVRMAPWERE